One window from the genome of Bacillus rossius redtenbacheri isolate Brsri chromosome 10, Brsri_v3, whole genome shotgun sequence encodes:
- the LOC134535857 gene encoding uncharacterized protein LOC134535857, producing MSPHHQPLQLLTLCHNQVATNLVSTCRLLQLVAQDSSAVHALNLAKKKFRPLYFYSLPGAIRSQLIEQVSQRLSAPARDGSAAGAGPAPLYLLALLLGPDVKRLRVELCCYYGCSHQAALLRFLTTEGSGLETLELARSALLRLDRRLLQNALVSATSLRHLILRNIASDAVLQVVGTACPNLVALDVSNSRQVTDTGMRYLLLQVELRDKAPPMCTSSPMHEGNCMSIQTLGFNVASSNGGGCGGRGWGRLRTLLKLFPWLRINRENDGKIKDRSFLLEYCELKNALCATLRVLNIANTGVTSAGVLLVLHHVPEIQSLGEYGHMGRALEILDRAWAASANPGESSKSPTFRLTCARSQRTTNRRIELISSACPALEKLTIFEPQHSPAALQKFPTTLTVLHLINIPSDSEWINGMYSYLSSLHGHNLQELTLRFSPLDKFASLDLSQVLCSCPNLQTLIGDGADVDWTPNHSHVLFTKLASLRDVQLGRTVTARALTALLKRAPALRIAHFYSCPDLVDDHLNDLVTSADLPAATTTCQHGHHTDTPLLTNLECFYIYEAPHVTVRAVGNLLAKCDQLVKIGNLGNWGLDCEGVRWIHSTVIENNLNLEINMGSHWYCSSCFPVV from the coding sequence ATGTCCCCCCACCACCAACCTCTTCAGCTACTGACTCTCTGCCACAATCAAGTGGCTACCAACCTGGTCTCAACATGTCGCCTCCTGCAGCTGGTCGCTCAAGACTCGTCTGCAGTGCATGCCCTCAACCTGGCCAAGAAGAAGTTCAGGCCGCTCTACTTCTACTCGCTGCCGGGCGCGATACGCTCCCAACTCATCGAGCAAGTGTCCCAGAGACTGTCTGCGCCTGCCAGGGACGGGTCCGCGGCGGGGGCAGGCCCAGCACCTCTGTACCTGCTGGCGCTACTGCTCGGCCCCGATGTCAAGAGACTGCGTGTGGAGCTGTGCTGCTACTACGGCTGCAGTCATCAAGCTGCTCTGCTGAGGTTCCTCACCACTGAGGGCAGTGGCCTGGAAACTCTGGAGCTGGCCAGGTCGGCACTGCTCCGCTTGGACAGAAGACTGTTGCAAAACGCTCTCGTCAGCGCGACCTCCTTGCGGCATCTCATCCTCCGCAACATAGCCAGCGACGCTGTCCTGCAAGTTGTCGGGACGGCTTGTCCCAACTTGGTTGCCCTCGACGTGTCTAACTCGCGACAAGTGACCGACACTGGCATGAGATACCTGCTCCTTCAAGTCGAACTGCGTGACAAAGCCCCTCCTATGTGTACCTCCTCACCCATGCACGAAGGAAACTGCATGTCGATACAAACATTAGGATTTAATGTGGCATCCTCCAATGGCGGGGGCTGTGGTGGGAGAGGGTGGGGGCGCTTGCGGACGTTGCTCAAGTTATTCCCGTGGCTTAGAATCAACAGAGAAAATGATGGGAAAATAAAGGATAGGTCATTTCTGTTGGAGTACTGCGAACTAAAGAATGCGCTGTGTGCGACATTGCGTGTGTTGAATATTGCCAACACTGGAGTAACCAGTGCCGGTGTCCTGTTGGTTTTACATCATGTACCTGAAATACAATCTCTGGGCGAGTACGGCCACATGGGGCGGGCTCTCGAGATACTAGACAGAGCTTGGGCAGCATCAGCCAATCCTGGAGAGAGTTCAAAATCACCTACTTTCAGACTCACGTGTGCTCGCAGCCAGAGAACTACAAACAGACGAATAGAACTTATTTCCTCAGCCTGTCCAGCATTAGAAAAACTTACCATATTTGAACCTCAACACTCCCCGGCGGCCTTGCAAAAATTCCCCACCACGCTCACAGTGCTGCACCTCATTAATATTCCTTCTGACAGCGAGTGGATTAATGGCATGTACAGCTACCTCTCATCACTTCACGGTCACAATCTGCAAGAGCTAACTCTTCGGTTTTCGCCTCTCGATAAGTTTGCGTCTCTTGATTTGAGTCAGGTTTTGTGCTCCTGTCCCAATCTACAAACACTAATCGGAGATGGTGCAGACGTAGACTGGACGCCAAATCACAGCCACGTGCTGTTCACTAAGCTAGCGAGCCTTCGCGATGTGCAACTAGGACGCACTGTAACTGCACGTGCCCTTACTGCACTGCTCAAGCGAGCACCTGCACTTCGGATAGCTCACTTTTACAGCTGTCCTGATCTCGTGGACGACCACCTGAACGACTTGGTTACCAGTGCCGACCTGCCGGCGGCAACTACGACCTGTCAACACGGTCACCATACAGACACACCGCTCTTGACAAACCTCGAGTGTTTTTACATTTACGAAGCACCCCACGTTACTGTCCGTGCCGTGGGCAATCTGCTCGCAAAGTGTGATCAGCTCGTCAAGATAGGCAATCTAGGGAACTGGGGTCTGGACTGTGAAGGTGTACGATGGATCCACAGCACCGTGATTGAAAACAATCTCAACTTGGAGATAAATATGGGCTCACACTGGTATTGTTCGTCCTGCTTTCCGGTGGTATGA